A stretch of Kyrpidia spormannii DNA encodes these proteins:
- the rimM gene encoding ribosome maturation factor RimM (Essential for efficient processing of 16S rRNA) translates to MTPEEPMYTVGVVVGTHGLRGEVRVFPRTDFPEVRFRQGSVLWLDGGTGPARELRVEKARKHKNVYIVQFAGFHSIQAVEPWKGRELKVPESALMPLPEGQYYIHQLVGCRVVDEHGRWLGELSEVLQPGANDVYVVRRPGAKDLLVPAVPSVVKRVSVEDRLMVVSLPEGLEEL, encoded by the coding sequence ATGACGCCGGAAGAGCCCATGTACACGGTCGGCGTGGTGGTGGGAACGCACGGTTTGCGAGGAGAAGTTCGCGTCTTCCCGCGCACCGATTTTCCCGAAGTCCGGTTCCGGCAGGGGTCGGTCTTGTGGCTGGACGGGGGGACGGGTCCCGCCCGGGAACTCCGGGTGGAGAAGGCTCGCAAACACAAGAACGTGTACATCGTCCAGTTTGCCGGATTTCATTCCATCCAGGCGGTGGAGCCGTGGAAGGGCCGGGAGTTGAAAGTGCCGGAATCGGCACTGATGCCTCTTCCGGAAGGCCAGTACTACATTCATCAGTTGGTGGGCTGCCGGGTGGTGGACGAGCACGGCCGATGGTTGGGTGAGTTGTCCGAGGTTCTTCAACCCGGAGCGAACGATGTGTATGTGGTGCGGCGGCCGGGGGCGAAAGATCTCCTGGTTCCCGCCGTCCCGTCTGTGGTGAAGCGGGTTTCCGTGGAGGACAGGCTCATGGTGGTTTCGCTCCCCGAAGGGTTGGAGGAATTGTGA
- the rnc gene encoding ribonuclease III, with protein MATKWDELEARLGITFRNASLLRQAFTHSSYRNEHRGDVEDNERLEFLGDAVLELLVSEFLFRAYPRFPEGELTRMRAAIVCEPSLVRFATALGLDQYIRLGRGEEMSGGRRRPSLLADVYEALIGAIFLDQGLEAAREFLLRMMFPALQREQAPILDDYKTMLQEHVQKVGLGPLTYRITDERGPAHHREFVAQVWIGGQAYGEGSGRSKKEAEQHAAREALMKLTVLPS; from the coding sequence GTGGCGACAAAATGGGATGAGTTGGAGGCGCGCCTCGGGATCACTTTCCGCAACGCATCACTCCTCCGTCAAGCGTTCACGCACTCCAGTTACCGAAACGAACACCGGGGCGATGTGGAAGACAACGAGCGATTGGAGTTTCTCGGGGACGCCGTTTTGGAACTGCTGGTCAGCGAGTTTCTTTTCCGGGCTTACCCTCGGTTTCCGGAAGGAGAACTGACACGGATGCGGGCCGCCATCGTCTGTGAGCCCTCCCTGGTGCGGTTTGCGACGGCCCTGGGGCTGGATCAATATATCCGCCTCGGCCGGGGGGAGGAGATGTCCGGGGGGCGGCGCAGACCGTCTCTATTGGCAGACGTCTACGAGGCGCTGATCGGGGCGATTTTCCTCGACCAAGGGTTGGAGGCGGCCCGGGAGTTTTTGCTGCGCATGATGTTCCCGGCCTTGCAGCGTGAGCAGGCCCCGATTCTGGATGATTACAAAACGATGCTACAGGAGCACGTGCAAAAAGTGGGTTTGGGGCCACTGACGTACCGGATCACGGATGAACGGGGCCCTGCCCATCACCGGGAGTTTGTGGCGCAGGTGTGGATCGGTGGACAAGCCTACGGGGAGGGGTCTGGACGCTCCAAGAAAGAAGCCGAACAGCACGCTGCCCGGGAGGCGCTCATGAAATTGACCGTCCTTCCGTCTTAA
- the smc gene encoding chromosome segregation protein SMC: protein MHIKRLEISGFKSFADRTEIELPPGITAVVGPNGSGKSNIAEALRWVLGEQSAKSLRGARMEDVIFAGSDGRKPINYCEVSLTLDNEDGRLPLDYREITVTRRLYRSGESEYRLNRQTCRLKDVIDLFLDTGLGKEAYSMIGQGRIDEVLSNRPEDRRGIFEDAAGIVKFKARKREALKKLEDTKANMMRVEDVIHELTEQATPLAAEAERERQYRALQEEAATIAGRLAVHRIEQTHMEYQRAQDEAVKAEQAAAQEAAALADAEAHLEQRRLELVRQDRELEEIQSSWASWQAEREREEGQRRLLEERVTHLDQTWTEAKNRLQDLISRRETAQGELQRLEAEVRSAEAELEERRRRLEEAEGGYGDAAGTGLEIRLEECKAELIERLNQAAAARNEERHRREALEVAARRRDRLMEESAERSREAQDLKAKLEEVQRQKETVENRVKSLEEADRDRVAQERQLRGRMDQAENGWRRDREQLAALVSKWEVMKDLEESYGGYGRGVKTVLTAAKAGKLSGVLGAVAEVIRVPDGLDSAVEAALGPALQYVVVRDEDAGRQAIEYLKRAKEGRITCIPLSVIRPRTMSEADRQTLSGAPGWVGVAADLVKAEPAFQSLVSYLLGQVAVAKDLRGAVEMARRVRRRYRVVTLEGDVVHPGGTMSGGAPIKGSGSLLSRRRQVELMAQQVDEQRKRVDKGEETLRTLREEEAVLGRAAAENERALHEARKEGNRLQGIQDDLGARLKSLIERLEWDRFEMDRLSQEVDEQTRYMEQARERTVQAERQAALVQEKISALEVERRAMEGQLEERRAIITELKVQLASLRERRAYAVHQREAKVSELRELQRQIAALEKEIGELEKRRDETRSRLITISEQLEEGQSLAAERLRELQDAKEARLREAEAVKRAEAAVAARRQGLHRLEQDLHAWTVRRERLQVELRHALDDLAENFHMGFERAKERFGDVEDPGPLSRRLEELRRSMQSLEPVRSGAVEEYGRLRERLDFLSAQRDDLLAASARLNDLIREMDDEMSSRFLATVKEVGAQFQEVFVRLFGGGRAQLELTDPADPLGTGVEIAAQPPGKKLQTLSLLSGGERALTAIALLFAILRVNPVPVCVLDEVDAALDEANVHRFAKYLREFSHETQFVVITHRKGTMEQADALYGVAMEEAGVSKLVAVRMVDPEPEEQTAS from the coding sequence ATGCACATTAAACGGTTGGAGATCTCGGGGTTTAAATCTTTCGCAGATCGGACGGAGATCGAACTGCCCCCGGGGATCACGGCGGTTGTCGGGCCCAATGGCAGCGGCAAAAGCAACATCGCCGAAGCACTGCGATGGGTTCTAGGGGAGCAGTCGGCCAAGAGCCTGCGCGGCGCCCGGATGGAGGATGTGATTTTTGCCGGGAGCGACGGGCGAAAACCGATCAATTATTGTGAAGTGTCCTTGACCCTCGACAACGAGGATGGGCGATTACCCCTGGATTACCGGGAGATTACCGTGACCCGCCGCCTGTACCGGTCAGGGGAAAGTGAATATCGGCTGAACCGTCAAACCTGCCGGCTGAAAGATGTCATCGATCTGTTTTTGGATACTGGCCTTGGCAAAGAAGCCTATTCGATGATCGGTCAAGGCCGCATTGACGAGGTTCTCTCCAATCGTCCGGAGGATCGCCGGGGAATTTTTGAGGATGCCGCCGGCATTGTAAAATTTAAAGCCAGAAAGCGCGAGGCGCTGAAGAAATTAGAAGACACCAAAGCCAATATGATGCGCGTGGAAGATGTCATCCACGAACTGACGGAACAGGCGACCCCCCTCGCCGCGGAGGCCGAACGGGAACGGCAGTATCGGGCCCTTCAGGAAGAAGCGGCCACCATCGCCGGGCGCTTGGCGGTGCACCGCATTGAACAAACCCACATGGAGTATCAACGGGCCCAGGATGAAGCGGTCAAAGCGGAACAAGCGGCGGCTCAGGAGGCGGCGGCCCTGGCGGACGCCGAGGCCCATCTGGAGCAGCGGCGCCTGGAGCTGGTGCGCCAGGACCGGGAATTGGAGGAGATCCAGAGCTCATGGGCCTCGTGGCAGGCAGAGAGGGAACGGGAAGAGGGGCAGCGCCGGCTTTTGGAAGAGCGGGTCACTCATCTTGATCAGACTTGGACTGAGGCGAAAAATCGCCTTCAAGACCTGATTTCCCGGAGGGAAACGGCTCAAGGGGAGCTTCAGAGACTGGAGGCGGAGGTCCGGTCGGCGGAGGCAGAGCTGGAGGAAAGGCGGAGGAGACTGGAAGAAGCAGAAGGGGGTTACGGGGACGCGGCCGGGACAGGACTGGAGATTCGCTTGGAAGAGTGCAAAGCTGAGCTGATCGAACGGCTCAACCAGGCGGCGGCGGCCCGGAACGAAGAACGGCATCGACGCGAGGCCCTCGAGGTGGCCGCCCGGCGCCGGGACCGCCTGATGGAGGAGTCGGCGGAGCGGAGTCGGGAGGCGCAAGATCTCAAGGCGAAACTCGAAGAGGTGCAGCGGCAAAAGGAGACCGTGGAAAACCGGGTGAAAAGCCTGGAGGAAGCCGACAGGGATCGGGTCGCCCAGGAGAGGCAACTGCGGGGGCGAATGGACCAGGCAGAAAATGGATGGCGTCGGGATCGGGAGCAGTTGGCGGCCCTGGTATCAAAATGGGAGGTTATGAAGGACCTCGAAGAGTCATATGGAGGGTACGGACGGGGAGTCAAAACTGTGCTCACCGCCGCCAAGGCCGGAAAGCTTTCCGGCGTTCTCGGGGCGGTGGCCGAGGTGATCCGAGTGCCGGACGGTCTGGACTCTGCCGTGGAAGCTGCCTTGGGGCCGGCATTGCAGTACGTGGTGGTTCGGGATGAGGATGCGGGTCGCCAGGCGATCGAGTACCTGAAACGGGCGAAGGAAGGGCGGATCACCTGTATTCCCCTATCGGTGATTCGACCTCGGACGATGTCGGAGGCCGACCGGCAGACCCTGTCCGGGGCGCCCGGCTGGGTCGGAGTGGCGGCCGATCTTGTCAAGGCGGAACCTGCCTTCCAGTCGCTGGTGTCGTATCTGCTAGGACAGGTCGCCGTGGCGAAGGATTTGCGAGGGGCGGTGGAAATGGCCCGCCGGGTCCGCCGCCGGTACAGGGTGGTGACGTTAGAAGGGGATGTGGTCCACCCGGGAGGCACGATGAGCGGGGGAGCGCCGATAAAGGGGAGCGGAAGTTTGCTTTCCCGGCGCCGCCAGGTGGAATTGATGGCCCAGCAGGTGGACGAGCAGAGAAAACGCGTCGACAAGGGAGAGGAGACTCTACGGACTCTTCGGGAGGAAGAGGCTGTTCTCGGGCGGGCGGCCGCAGAAAATGAACGAGCGCTGCACGAGGCGCGCAAGGAGGGGAACCGACTCCAGGGAATTCAAGATGATCTCGGGGCCCGGTTGAAAAGCTTGATTGAGCGGTTAGAGTGGGATCGATTCGAGATGGATCGCCTGAGCCAGGAAGTGGATGAGCAAACGCGGTACATGGAGCAGGCCCGGGAGCGAACGGTTCAAGCCGAGCGTCAAGCCGCCTTGGTTCAAGAGAAGATCAGCGCCCTCGAGGTCGAGCGCCGGGCGATGGAGGGCCAATTGGAGGAACGCCGGGCAATCATCACCGAGCTGAAAGTCCAATTGGCCTCCTTGAGGGAGAGGCGGGCCTACGCCGTTCACCAGCGTGAGGCCAAAGTTTCCGAACTTCGGGAGTTACAGCGCCAGATTGCCGCTCTCGAAAAAGAGATCGGCGAACTTGAAAAACGCCGGGACGAAACCCGAAGCCGTCTGATAACGATCTCGGAGCAACTGGAAGAAGGACAGTCTTTGGCGGCGGAGCGGCTTCGGGAACTGCAAGACGCTAAGGAAGCGAGGTTGCGGGAGGCGGAGGCGGTCAAGCGGGCGGAGGCCGCGGTGGCGGCCAGGCGGCAGGGCCTTCACCGTCTGGAACAGGATCTTCACGCGTGGACGGTTCGCCGGGAACGACTCCAGGTCGAACTGCGGCATGCCTTAGACGATTTGGCGGAGAACTTCCACATGGGGTTCGAACGGGCAAAAGAACGGTTCGGAGATGTGGAGGATCCCGGCCCGCTCTCCCGGCGGTTGGAGGAGTTGCGCCGGTCGATGCAAAGTCTTGAACCGGTGCGGTCCGGAGCGGTGGAGGAGTATGGCCGATTGCGGGAACGGCTCGATTTTTTGAGCGCCCAACGAGATGATCTCCTTGCTGCCTCTGCCCGTCTCAACGACCTGATTCGCGAAATGGACGACGAGATGTCCAGCCGGTTTTTGGCCACTGTCAAGGAAGTCGGCGCGCAGTTTCAGGAGGTATTTGTCCGCCTCTTCGGGGGAGGACGGGCGCAACTGGAGTTGACCGATCCCGCAGATCCCCTGGGGACGGGGGTGGAAATCGCGGCGCAGCCGCCGGGGAAAAAACTTCAAACCCTCTCCCTGCTCAGCGGAGGGGAGCGGGCACTGACGGCCATCGCCCTGTTGTTCGCGATTCTTCGGGTGAATCCGGTTCCCGTCTGCGTGTTGGACGAGGTGGACGCCGCGTTGGACGAAGCCAATGTCCACCGGTTTGCCAAATACCTTCGGGAATTCTCCCATGAGACACAGTTTGTGGTGATCACGCACCGCAAAGGTACGATGGAGCAGGCGGACGCCCTGTATGGGGTCGCCATGGAGGAGGCCGGGGTGTCAAAATTAGTGGCGGTGCGAATGGTGGATCCGGAACCCGAGGAGCAGACGGCCTCTTGA
- the rplS gene encoding 50S ribosomal protein L19 gives MHPVIRQLAEEGMRKDIPAFRPGDTLRVHVKVREGNRERIQVFEGVVIKRRGGGISETFTVRKVSYGVGVERTFPLHSPVIDKIELVRRGRVRRAKLYYLRELTGKAARIKEIR, from the coding sequence ATGCATCCGGTCATTCGTCAATTGGCGGAGGAAGGCATGAGAAAAGATATCCCCGCCTTTCGTCCCGGAGATACCCTCCGGGTTCATGTCAAGGTGCGGGAAGGAAACCGCGAACGGATTCAGGTTTTTGAAGGTGTGGTGATTAAGCGCCGGGGCGGTGGGATCAGCGAGACGTTCACGGTCCGCAAGGTGTCTTACGGCGTTGGGGTCGAGCGGACGTTTCCGCTGCATTCTCCTGTGATCGATAAGATCGAGCTGGTCCGTCGAGGCCGGGTCCGCCGCGCAAAACTGTACTACTTGCGCGAGCTGACAGGGAAAGCCGCGCGTATCAAGGAAATTCGCTGA
- the rpsP gene encoding 30S ribosomal protein S16 yields the protein MVKIRLKRMGAKKRPFYRVVVADSRSPRDGRFIEEIGTYDPLAEPAAIQINTERALHWLETGAQPSDTARSLLRKAGVMREFHERRAGRKGK from the coding sequence GTGGTTAAGATTCGTTTGAAGCGGATGGGTGCGAAGAAACGTCCATTTTATCGCGTGGTGGTGGCAGATTCCCGGTCGCCCCGGGATGGGCGGTTTATTGAAGAAATTGGCACCTATGATCCATTAGCTGAACCAGCTGCTATCCAGATCAATACCGAGCGGGCGTTGCATTGGTTAGAGACCGGGGCTCAGCCTTCGGATACCGCAAGGAGTTTGCTTCGCAAAGCGGGAGTGATGAGGGAATTTCACGAGCGACGGGCCGGGCGAAAAGGCAAGTAA
- the trmD gene encoding tRNA (guanosine(37)-N1)-methyltransferase TrmD, with the protein MIIDVLTLFPEMFDGILRTSILGRALQAKRLSVRLVNFRDFSTNKHRMVDDYPYGGGTGMVLAPDPIVRAVEDVVAKTPGVRRRVVLLSPQGRRLTQDIVEELAGLDHLVLICGHYEGFDERVRTLVVNDEISLGDYILTGGEIPAMAIIDAVARLLPGVLGNEESARRESFSDGWLEYPQYTRPPVYRGLSVPEVLLSGHHGEIARWRRREAIRRTLLRRPDLVNWSALTQEERKEVEAIAREENLPLPQQIAEGGAPPADPEGEN; encoded by the coding sequence GTGATCATCGATGTGCTGACCTTGTTTCCGGAGATGTTCGATGGGATCCTTCGCACCAGTATCCTCGGCCGGGCCCTCCAAGCAAAACGGCTTTCAGTACGCCTGGTGAACTTTAGAGATTTTTCCACGAATAAGCATCGGATGGTGGACGACTACCCCTATGGTGGGGGTACGGGAATGGTGTTGGCGCCCGATCCCATCGTCCGGGCCGTGGAGGACGTCGTGGCAAAGACACCCGGGGTCCGCCGGCGTGTGGTGCTGCTTAGTCCCCAGGGCAGGCGGCTGACCCAGGACATCGTTGAAGAGTTGGCCGGGTTGGATCATCTCGTGTTGATCTGTGGCCATTATGAGGGATTCGATGAAAGGGTCCGAACCCTGGTGGTGAATGATGAGATTTCCCTCGGCGATTACATCCTGACCGGGGGGGAGATCCCCGCAATGGCCATCATTGACGCCGTGGCACGGTTGCTTCCGGGTGTGCTCGGGAACGAGGAATCGGCGCGAAGGGAGAGTTTCTCTGACGGGTGGCTGGAGTATCCCCAATACACCCGCCCTCCGGTCTATCGGGGTCTATCGGTGCCCGAAGTGCTTCTCTCCGGTCATCACGGAGAGATCGCCCGGTGGAGGCGCCGGGAGGCGATCCGGAGGACTCTCTTGAGGCGGCCGGATCTGGTGAACTGGTCGGCCCTCACCCAGGAAGAGCGCAAAGAGGTGGAGGCCATCGCCCGGGAGGAAAACTTGCCTCTGCCGCAACAAATCGCGGAAGGCGGTGCGCCCCCGGCCGACCCCGAGGGGGAAAATTGA
- the ffh gene encoding signal recognition particle protein, which translates to MFEGLAGRLQEAFARLKSKGKLSEADVDEAMKEVRRALLAADVNFTVVRDFVARVRERAVGQEVMKSLTPAQQVIKIVHDELTSLLGGKPSTLNLSGRPAVVMLVGLQGAGKTTTAGKLAQWVRKQGRRPLLVAADVYRPAAVRQLQTLGEGLKVPVFSLGGDADPVEIAKASLERASQEGCDVVLVDTAGRLHVDDALMEELERMKAAVAPGEILLVVDAMTGQSAVEVAEAFHGRLGLTGAIFTKLDGDTKGGAALSILSVAGCPIKFAGVGEKLDALEPFYPDRMASRILGMGDVLTLIEKAQQTVDAEKAKQLERQLRAGEFSLEDFLDQLRQVRKLGPLDQLLGMLPGMNKIKGLGNLQVDERQLGRVEAIILSMTPEERRRPELIDASRRRRIASGSGTRVEDVGRLLKQFKEMRKMMKQFSSMGKKMARRKGFRPF; encoded by the coding sequence ATGTTTGAAGGGTTGGCGGGTCGCCTCCAAGAGGCCTTTGCCCGTTTGAAGTCAAAAGGGAAACTCAGCGAGGCGGACGTGGACGAGGCGATGAAAGAAGTACGCCGGGCCCTGTTGGCCGCCGACGTGAATTTTACCGTGGTCCGGGATTTTGTCGCCAGGGTCCGGGAGCGTGCGGTGGGGCAAGAGGTCATGAAAAGCCTCACTCCTGCCCAACAGGTGATCAAGATCGTCCACGACGAGTTGACTTCTCTTTTGGGTGGCAAACCATCCACCCTCAACCTGTCCGGCCGGCCGGCGGTGGTGATGTTGGTGGGTCTGCAGGGGGCCGGGAAAACGACAACGGCCGGGAAACTGGCTCAGTGGGTGCGCAAGCAGGGCCGACGGCCCCTGCTGGTTGCTGCGGATGTCTATCGACCGGCCGCCGTTCGCCAACTGCAAACCCTGGGTGAAGGGCTTAAAGTTCCGGTGTTCTCTCTGGGCGGGGATGCCGACCCCGTGGAGATTGCCAAAGCTTCCCTGGAGCGGGCTTCTCAAGAAGGATGCGACGTGGTTTTGGTGGACACCGCCGGTCGGCTGCACGTGGATGACGCGTTGATGGAAGAATTGGAGAGGATGAAAGCGGCCGTTGCGCCCGGCGAGATCCTTCTCGTGGTCGACGCGATGACCGGCCAGTCGGCGGTGGAGGTCGCGGAAGCTTTCCACGGGCGGCTGGGGTTGACCGGAGCGATTTTTACGAAGCTGGACGGCGATACCAAGGGGGGCGCGGCCCTCTCCATCCTGTCGGTGGCTGGCTGTCCGATTAAATTTGCCGGGGTTGGGGAAAAGCTCGATGCCCTGGAACCCTTTTACCCGGACCGGATGGCCTCCCGGATCTTGGGCATGGGCGACGTCCTGACCTTGATCGAAAAAGCCCAGCAGACGGTGGATGCGGAGAAAGCCAAGCAGTTGGAGCGGCAGCTGCGGGCCGGGGAGTTCAGCCTCGAAGATTTTCTCGATCAACTCCGCCAGGTCCGCAAACTCGGTCCTCTGGATCAGCTGCTGGGGATGCTGCCGGGCATGAACAAGATCAAGGGCTTGGGCAATCTCCAGGTGGACGAGAGGCAGCTAGGCCGGGTGGAGGCCATCATTCTGTCGATGACTCCCGAAGAGCGGCGTCGGCCGGAGTTGATCGACGCCAGCCGGCGGCGGAGGATCGCTTCGGGAAGCGGTACCCGGGTGGAGGATGTTGGCCGCCTCCTGAAACAGTTCAAAGAGATGCGGAAGATGATGAAGCAGTTTTCCAGCATGGGGAAGAAAATGGCTCGACGCAAAGGATTTCGGCCCTTTTAG
- the ylxM gene encoding YlxM family DNA-binding protein encodes MLDKTTRVNLLYDHYGALLTEKQRSFVELHYLEDLSLGEIAIQFGVSRQAVHDHLRRAVDQLEQYEAVLGLVSRHMRRRAVKRQLAEVIAGLPVDDDQQRRLLELVGELCEDGNGTGGGDGDV; translated from the coding sequence GTGTTGGACAAAACCACGCGGGTGAATCTGCTGTACGATCATTATGGCGCACTCCTGACGGAGAAACAGCGAAGCTTTGTCGAGTTGCATTATTTGGAAGACCTCTCCCTAGGTGAGATTGCCATTCAGTTCGGGGTCAGCCGTCAGGCAGTTCATGATCACCTGAGGCGGGCGGTGGACCAGTTGGAACAGTACGAGGCGGTACTGGGCCTTGTGAGTCGCCACATGCGCCGGCGGGCGGTCAAAAGGCAGCTTGCCGAGGTGATCGCCGGGCTTCCGGTGGACGATGATCAACAGCGGCGCTTGCTTGAATTGGTCGGGGAACTTTGTGAGGACGGCAACGGGACAGGAGGGGGGGACGGGGATGTTTGA
- the ftsY gene encoding signal recognition particle-docking protein FtsY has translation MGLFDRFRQGLQKTREAVFGRMSSLVTGRRRLDDALFDELEELLILGDVGVDQAVEWVEDLRNQARERGVREAWELRPLLRELLLEVLGRDSAPLQIHPGSLSVVLVVGVNGAGKTTTLGKLAHRLKGEGRKVLLAAGDTFRAGAIEQLQVWGSRAQVDVIRQQEGSDPAAVVFDAIQAGRSRGVDVVLCDTAGRLHNKTNLMAELEKIRRVAAREVDGAPHEVLLVIDATTGQNALTQAELFSRSAGVTGVVLTKLDGTAKGGMVLTIRRRLGIPVKFVGVGEGIEDLEPFDPETFVDALLGTDGAEGRENP, from the coding sequence TTGGGTTTGTTCGATCGTTTTCGCCAAGGACTTCAAAAAACCAGGGAGGCTGTTTTCGGCCGGATGAGTTCCCTGGTGACCGGTCGGCGGCGGTTGGATGATGCGCTGTTTGACGAACTGGAGGAGTTGCTGATTCTTGGCGATGTCGGGGTGGATCAAGCGGTGGAGTGGGTGGAGGATCTCCGCAACCAGGCCCGGGAACGCGGCGTCCGAGAAGCGTGGGAACTGCGCCCGCTGTTGCGGGAACTTCTTCTTGAAGTTTTGGGTCGGGATTCTGCGCCTTTACAGATTCATCCCGGATCTCTATCCGTCGTGCTGGTTGTCGGGGTAAACGGCGCCGGGAAAACCACCACCCTTGGCAAACTCGCTCATCGGCTCAAGGGCGAAGGCCGTAAGGTACTCCTGGCTGCCGGAGACACTTTCCGGGCGGGGGCTATTGAGCAACTGCAGGTATGGGGATCCCGGGCCCAGGTGGATGTGATTCGCCAGCAGGAGGGGAGCGACCCTGCGGCGGTGGTGTTTGACGCCATCCAGGCCGGGCGGTCCCGAGGGGTGGACGTGGTGTTGTGCGACACGGCGGGGCGTTTGCACAACAAAACGAATTTGATGGCCGAACTGGAGAAAATCCGCCGGGTGGCGGCCAGGGAGGTCGATGGAGCTCCTCACGAGGTGCTGTTAGTCATCGATGCCACCACGGGGCAGAACGCCCTCACCCAAGCCGAACTGTTCTCTCGCTCCGCCGGGGTGACGGGGGTGGTTTTGACAAAATTAGACGGGACGGCGAAAGGCGGAATGGTGTTAACGATTCGCCGGCGTCTCGGCATCCCCGTGAAATTCGTCGGGGTCGGGGAAGGAATCGAGGATTTAGAGCCCTTTGATCCGGAAACCTTTGTGGACGCCCTTCTCGGAACGGACGGGGCCGAGGGCCGGGAGAACCCTTGA